One Branchiostoma floridae strain S238N-H82 chromosome 15, Bfl_VNyyK, whole genome shotgun sequence DNA window includes the following coding sequences:
- the LOC118431649 gene encoding patched domain-containing protein 3-like has translation MFEDLRGESVLKESALLEILRFHREAMALEANVSGAVYTFGALCAQHRGTCLENPLLQATGYHGENIANLTVTYPLLSRPEGGMAFLGGALAGLEFQEGELNVVSGAKVFSNTYFLRSQSRQDDFRSKVWLREFTLLVNRFKSDVVRVMVLTDGWLKDATEGKVAEAKQLVTAGLSVLSVFCMLACLRRGKGWLGTWSCRCSTCWRLRREEGWLGTWRRSSPLLGLAGVLSGGFAALSSGGLLGYCGVRISDIAYLAPALVLGVGVDDMFIMLAAWRRTDPGDSLETRAGQALREAAGTITITSLTNGLAFGLGSLSDFPYARTFCGYTALAMLFDYIYQVTFFAALMVFSGKMEYPSSVSLCCHDNVPYSKRQNGGKSAKVSNDFDPSISNDYEDDVTFDEVLLDDSPKGRMELWRERTQRMRMSTIEELDPELEDSEILNDADESLSRRLGRAITSKQTLVWLACVYCTYLFVAGAGFASLEVRDLSRDDWIDRNSPVYAAVECDRKYFSDFYPAVTIVIEGDVDYWNVTTQRSIMRMLSRMEDLDHMNDGIATQTWLRHYISFLKLTRGSSDLGKEEFLRTLKEEFLSTYLFGKYRKDIVFSQNGTIIASRFILAGKGVKGKALAIATLNKNLRDIVDDCPFKASVFSFVFPIFEQFYYVRETMAKNVIAALVSMMLITLLFVPKPVYSLWIGLCILSIDVGVLGFMSLWGISLEPVAVSIFTVSIGFSVDYAAHITVHFAVSQSEGRREKAIRALCEVQLPVVLGAASTALCMLPSGLGSTYVFTLLFKVIILVIVIGCAHGLVFLPAALSVLGPGEKVNTMPSV, from the exons ATGTTCGAGGATCTCAGGGGTGAGAGTGTCCTGAAGGAGTCCGCCTTGTTGGAG attctCCGATTCCACCGTGAGGCCATGGCCCTGGAGGCTAACGTGTCCGGGGCAGTGTACACCTTCGGGGCCCTGTGCGCGCAGCACCGAGGGACGTGTCTGGAGAACCCGCTCCTCCAGGCTACCGGCTACCACGGGGAGAACATCGCGAACCTCACAGTAACGTACCCCCTACTGTCGCGGCCTGAAGGGGGGATGGCTTTTCTTGGGGGGGCGCTAGCAG GGCTGGAGTTTCAAGAAGGTGAGCTGAACGTCGTCTCGGGCGCCAAGGTGTTCTCAAACACCTACTTCTTAAGGTCACAGAGCCGTCAAGACGACTTTAGGAGCAAGGTCTGGTTAAGAGAGTTTACCTTGCTGGTGAACAGGTTCAAGTCGGATGTTGTCAGGGTGATGGTTTTAACAGACGG GTGGCTGAAGGATGCTACAGAAGGAAAGGTAGCGGAGGCGAAGCAGCTGGTGACAGCAGGACTGAGCGTGCTGTCTGTGTTCTGTATGCTGGCGTGTCTCAGGCGAGGGAAGGGATGGCTGGGCACATGGAG CTGTCGGTGCTCTACATGCTGGCGTCTCAGGCGCGAGGAGGGATGGCTGGGCACATGGAG AAGAAGCAGTCCGCTGCTGGGGTTGGCCGGCGTGTTGTCCGGAGGTTTCGCCGCCCTGAGTTCTGGCGGGCTCCTGGGGTACTGCGGGGTCAGGATCTCAGACATCGCCTACTTGGCTCCGGCTCTAGTTCTCG GTGTGGGAGTGGACGATATGTTCATCATGCTGGCGGCCTGGCGCCGTACGGACCCGGGGGACAGCCTGGAGACCCGGGCGGGCCAGGCGCTGAGGGAGGCCGCCGGCACCATCACCATCACCTCGCTCACCAACGGGCTGGCCTTCGGGCTCGGCAGCCTCAGCGACTTTCCTTACGCGCGCACCTTCTGTGGGTACACGGCCCTGGCCATGCTGTTCGACTATATCTACCAG GTAACGTTCTTCGCAGCGCTGATGGTCTTCTCGGGAAAAATGGAATACCCGTCATCCGTTTCGctgtgttgccatgacaacgtcCCGTACTCCAAACGTCAAAATGGCGGTAAATCAGCCAAGGTCAGCAACGATTTTGACCCGAGCATTTCGAACGATTACGAAGATGACGTTACTTTCGACGAGGTGTTACTCGATGATAGCCCGAAAGGAAGGATGGAACTATGGCGAGAAAGAACACAGCGGATGCGCATGTCCACCATCGAAGAACTCGACCCTGAATTAGAAGACTCTGAAATTCTCAATGACGCAGACGAGAGCTTGAGCAGGAGGCTTGGCCGTGCCATAACTAGCAAGCAGACCCTAGTGTGGCTAGCGTGCGTGTATTGTACGTATCTGTTCGTAGCAGGTGCCGGATTCGCGTCTCTGGAAGTGCGCGATTTGAGCCGCGACGACTGGATAGACAGGAACTCCCCAGTCTACGCGGCAGTGGAGTGTGATAGAAAATACTTCAGCGATTTCTATCCCGCGGTTACCATAGTGATAGAGGGTGACGTAGACTACTGGAACGTCACGACGCAGAGGAGCATCATGAGGATGCTGAGCAGGATGGAGGATCTGGACCACATGAACGACGGCATCGCGACGCAAACCTGGCTACGTCACTACATCAGCTTCCTCAAGCTGACCAGGGGGTCCTCGGATCTGGGCAAGGAGGAGTTCCTGAGAACACTGAAGGAAGAGTTTCTTAGTACCTACCTGTTTGGTAAATACAGGAAGGACATCGTCTTCTCGCAGAACGGGACTATCATTGCCTCTAGGTTTATACTCGCCGGGAAGGGAGTCAAGGGGAAAGCACTCGCGATCGCGACGCTCAACAAAAACCTCCGTGACATCGTAGATGACTGTCCTTTTAAAGCGTCGGTGTTCTCCTTTGTCTTCCCGATCTTCGAGCAATTCTACTACGTGCGAGAGACGATGGCAAAAAATGTCATCGCCGCCTTGGTGAGCATGATGCTCATAACGCTGTTGTTCGTACCGAAGCCGGTTTACTCCCTCTGGATAGGCCTCTGCATCCTGTCCATTGATGTTGGAGTTCTCGGCTTCATGTCGCTCTGGGGAATCTCCTTAGAGCCCGTTGCTGTTAGTATATTCACCGTCTCCATCGGGTTTTCCGTGGACTACGCCGCTCACATCACTGTGCACTTCGCCGTGTCCCAGAGCGAGGGGAGGAGGGAGAAGGCGATCAGGGCGCTCTGTGAGGTGCAGTTGCCGGTGGTTCTGGGCGCGGCTTCCACGGCGTTGTGCATGCTGCCTTCGGGTTTGGGGTCTACGTATGTCTTCACGCTGCTTTTCAAGGTGATCATTCTGGTGATCGTGATCGGCTGTGCGCATGGACTTGTCTTTCTTCCGGCTGCGCTGTCCGTCTTGGGACCGGGAGAGAAGGTTAACACCATGCCGTCGGTGTAG